The proteins below come from a single Macaca fascicularis isolate 582-1 chromosome 9, T2T-MFA8v1.1 genomic window:
- the WNT8B gene encoding protein Wnt-8b, which yields MSLQAYLIYSSSVAAGAQSGIEECKYQFAWDRWNCPERALQLSSHGGLRSANRETAFVHAISSAGVMYTLTRNCSLGDFDNCGCDDSRNGQLGGQGWLWGGCSDNVGFGEAISKQFVDALETGQDARAAMNLHNNEAGRKAVKGTMKRTCKCHGVSGSCTTQTCWLQLPEFREVGAHLKEKYHAALKVDLLQGAGNSAAGRGAIADTFRSISTWELVHLEDSPDYCLENKTLGLLGTEGRECLRRGRALGRWERRSCRRLCGDCGLAVEERRAETVSSCNCKFHWCCAVRCEQCRRRVTKYFCSRAERPRGGAAHKPGRKP from the exons ATGTCCCTACAGGCTTACCTGATTTACTCCAGCAGTGTGGCAGCTGGTGCCCAGAGTGGTATTGAAGAATGCAAGTATCAGTTTGCCTGGGACCGCTGGAACTGCCCTGAGAGAGCTCTGCAGCTGTCCAGCCATGGTGGGCTTCGCAGTG CTAATCGGGAGACAGCATTTGTGCATGCCATCAGTTCTGCTGGAGTCATGTACACCCTGACTAGAAACTGCAGCCTTGGAGATTTTGATAACTGTGGCTGTGATGACTCCCGCAATGGGCAACTGG GGGGCCAAGGCTGGCtgtggggaggctgcagtgacaaTGTGGGCTTCGGAGAGGCGATTTCCAAGCAGTTTGTCGATGCCCTGGAAACAGGACAGGATGCACGGGCAGCCATGAACCTGCACAACAACGAGGCTGGCCGCAAG GCAGTGAAGGGCACCATGAAACGTACGTGCAAGTGCCACGGCGTGTCTGGCAGCTGCACCACGCAGACCTGTTGGCTGCAGCTGCCCGAGTTCCGCGAGGTGGGCGCGCACCTGAAGGAGAAGTACCACGCAGCACTCAAGGTGGACCTGCTGCAGGGTGCTGGCAACAGCGCTGCCGGCCGCGGCGCCATCGCCGACACCTTTCGCTCCATCTCCACCTGGGAGCTGGTGCACCTGGAGGACTCCCCGGACTACTGCCTGGAGAACAAAACGCTAGGACTGCTGGGCACCGAAGGCCGAGAGTGCCTGAGGCGCGGGCGGGCCCTGGGTCGCTGGGAACGCCGCAGCTGCCGCCGGCTCTGCGGGGACTGCGGGCTGGCGGTGGAGGAGCGCCGGGCCGAGACAGTGTCCAGCTGCAACTGCAAGTTCCACTGGTGCTGCGCAGTCCGCTGCGAGCAGTGCCGCCGGCGGGTCACCAAGTACTTCTGCAGCCGCGCAGAGCGGCCGCGGGGGGGCGCTGCGCACAAACCCGGGAGAAAACCCTAA